DNA sequence from the Falco peregrinus isolate bFalPer1 chromosome 1, bFalPer1.pri, whole genome shotgun sequence genome:
tctgagtgGTTCCTTCATTGGTTTCTTCTCATAGTTGTGCCAGCCTTTCCTGACAAGCCTTTTCTTGAGAAGTTgtaagagaaaagagaaaaagaaaatcctaacATACTATATGAAAGTGGTTTTTCattcgggggtgggggggaagcctGCGAGTTATTACTCTTACAGACTGTTGGCGGAGATGCCGAGACGGATACATACACAAAAACTgtcagaattttatttcctaagGAACAGAAGCTAAAAGTAGCGAATAATCTGCACGGTTTCTGGAGAATAAAATACAGGTTTATGTCCCTAAGAAAGGCCACCCTGCAGGGACTGGCAAGGGCACCCGCAGGACCCTGCCGCGCAcaccctgcctgccagcagctaCTCGCCACAAAGCAGAACACGCTGGCCACCGCCGGCCAATTCACTCATTGCCACTTCCACCGCTGCCGGGCCCGCCGCAGCAGAGCCGCCAGAGGGCCGGCCTGCAGGGCGCCGccaccccccgccgcccccggcccgcccgcagGCCCGGCGCGAAGGCCCCTGCGGCCCCGCACGGGTACGCCCGCCCGCGGGGGCCCTCAGGACCGCAGACAGCTTTGCCGCCGCCGGTGAGCTCCGCGCCGTTCCCCGCTCCCCCTACGCCGCCCGTTCGGCTCCCGCCGCAGCCGAACGCGCCCGCCCGCGCTGCCGGGCCGCCCGACGGGCGGGGAGCGGCACCCCAGGCCGCGGCACGCGCCGCCCCGTTTCCGCATCCGGGGCGGGCGCCCTTCTAGCCGGCTGCGCGCCGACGGGACTCTATGGTGAGGCggcgggctgcggggcaggCGGCGCCGTGCCGCCCCGCTTGGTGAGCGCAGCCGgacccccgccgcccggccgggcccTGCGCCCCTGCCGCGGTCTCGGCCTCAGCCTGGGCGGTCTCCTGCCCTGCGGCGCGGTGAGCGGCGGCCATGAGCGGCGCGGAACGGCCCGAGGAGaaggaggcggcggcggcggccagcCCCGGGCGCTCGCTGGGTACGTGCGGGACGGCGGGGCTGGGCGCAAGGCAGGTGCAGGGAGGCCCGGGAAGAGGCTGGGACGGCGGGAGCGGGGCACGGCGCCCTGAGAGCGGCTcgggccgccgccggccccgggggccggtgacagggctgggggccCCGCGGGGGCCGagggcagcggccggggtgGGCTCCCACGCGGCGTGGCCTGTAGGTTCAAGTCCCATCTCTTCTAACAGCCCCGCACGCAGTAAATAATCATAGCTTGCCCCTGCAGAATTCACATGTTAACTCTGACTGTTGCAAACTTCTGGAGTTCTGTGTGTGGTGTTTCAGTGAGGCCTTCGTATGTGTTGAGTGACTGGCTCGGACCTTTATTTGCTAGGCGCCGGTTTATCCTCCTTGAAAGCAAAgagtgtgtgggggggtgttaATGTACGGGCATTCTTGCTGCATAGCCAGAACAACTGATAcggccctttttttttttttttcccctctgtagactggcatattttaaaatgtttgttgtgGCTTTGGAATactctttggttttccttttctgttctgctggcGTTCGGGTAAAACTTTTCACCAGGGAGCTCGTGATACGGAACTGGGAATAAGGGAGGGATaaagaaggggaggaaaaagaaaacacggTTCAGTTGATAAAGTGCAAGGGGTTATACCTTCAGTgttgaaatgcttttaatttttaaagaggaaaatataacTGCTATAGGCAAAACTTGAAGTGCATGCTGACGTGTCACATTCAGTCTTGCTATTCTTCGGTGTAGGTCCTGGTGATGCATCTCCAGATGAAGGAGTAGTAGAAGATTTGCCTTTAATAGATGAGAAAGCTGTGGAGCAGCTAACTGAAGGATTGATTTCTCATTATCTGCCTGATCTTCAGCGATCAAAATCAGCACTACAGGAACTTACGTAAGCAAATTTTTAAACCCAGCTTCTTCTATGTGCAGTActctgtttgctgcttttttcactATAATGTTCTAGCTACCCATAACTGGAATACAATTCATTgcagcatttctgtgttttaactgCAGCATCCTGAATAGCTGAGTGATTTGTGGGAGTACTGGGGTGTGTATAAGCTGCAGTGTAGCCTATCTGAACTTTGACTGAAGGATGTATAATCTGGAACAGTAAACCTCTAGGCCAGATATAGCGAAAGACATGTAGATTTCTTAAATACttcttcatttctgcagtgGAAAATCTGCTGGAAGttggatttattttgcttgcagaGATGCAGTTCATAGTCGGGGCAGCTCGTAGTGGGGTATATTGTTTGTTGTCCAGTCTCTAAACCGTGTTGCAAAAGCtacatttggaaaataaaatgaaggagCTAAACAGGTAAGAAGTCTTTGTACATTGGCATCTCACTGGTAACTGAGAATAGCTTATTTCAAATGTAGGCTGGATTTGCCATGGATGCAGAGATACTGGAAAGGGCTTTACACAGATCCATCTCAGCTTTTGTAGGGTACATTGGTTTGGGTTTCATATGCATGAGGTGGTTATGCTGCTGCCAAGGATAACCTGCGTCTGCAGAGACTTTAGCTGATTCCTGTGGGATTTAGGATCTTTAATAAGCACCAAGAAACCACACAAGCTCTATACAGAAATAACTCAGTCCTGCAGCATGATACAGAAGCACTTGAGTGGAAAGTCAAGAGCTAATTGGTTTTCCCTTCGTGCAACCTGGGGTGTTTACTCACTGCAACCTGCAGTGTGCCTATTGAGGGTTTTGGGATATTCATCCCAGACATTCGTGCTTTTATGATGCCAGCTAGATTTGTGTGTACTCAGCTGGGATTTTCCTAAAAGCATGTACTCATGTCTTTTCTGAAATGGCCTGGCAATGCGTAAGAGGAATCTGATATTGGgaagtatgtatttatattgttATGATCAAAagtagtatttatttaaaggtCTGGTTGAAAAGCATATGTGCTTCTTTACTTcagttttatgctttttttttttttttttagacagaaCCAAGTGGTATTACTAGAAACGTTAGAAcaagaaatttcaaaattcaaGGAGTGTAACTCCATTCTTGATATCAATGCTTTGGTGAGTACTTTCAATGCTTTGTTAAATCTCTATTAGTGTAGATTTTCTTGCCAAAGGATTAGTAGCCACTTGTgtattttccttgttcttaATGACCTATAGGAAGAGAAGCAACCAGTTCCGATACTTGGGACAGATTGTTGCTGGAGAGGTTGCAGAACCAGCGTATTTCCCTTAAACAGGGAGGGCACTGGGAAGAAAGAGCAGGCTCAGTCAGCTAGTGGTAGTTAAGTCTAGCTGTTCAAAACCAGTAACCAAAGCAGATGTATGCCATTTTTCAGTAGGACTGAGGCTCCAAGGTGAGCTCTGTGCACCTCTCCAGACTAGCAGGAAGGGTGCATGAAGCACTGATACACAGTGCATAAAatggtaatatttttattgtttaattaATCTTAATTCAGTAGATTACTGGATGTACCTATTGAGATATGACAGTTTTCTATATTAATACATGTAATGTGtgaatttatatataaattatatatatataaacttgGACAATCCATTATCAAACTGGTCATGACTATGTTTTTGATTGCTGTTTTGCTGTGTAGCTCTGTAAAACAACTATTCCAGCTTGACAGTCACTGCTTTAATGGTTatgtttttcaagttttcagAAGCTAAACGCTATCACAACAAGTTAGTGAATATTAGAAATGAAATGATGATGCTCCATGAGAAGACATCAAAGCTAAAAGTGAGTgggataaatatttttactttccaACATAGATATTTACTTACGTATTCTTGACTTCCAGCTTTTTGGATGCATGCTGAAAGTTATGATTAAAATAGAATCTTCAGTCCTTATCTTAAATGGATGTTTTCAGTAGCACCGagccatgtatttttttaaaatttcacgttctcctgcctgtgctcaAGCAACTTACTCATCCAAACTATTGGTAAATCTCCGTGTCATAGTCATATTTAGTTGGTACAAGAATCATGCTTTGTTCTATCGCTTAATCCACTCCGTTCCAGCTAGTTCTCTTTGTTGTTTCAGTTTCCatgtctttttaatgaaaactagGTTGTCATAAATGTTAgaatttctccttctgtttgaTGTAATATCAACAGTGCCATAAGTTCACTGACTTCATGCTATGTAGGCAGTCTCCAGTTACATTCTGGCAAGATTAGTCCGTCAGTGTGCTCAACAGAAGGATTTTCACTTGGGAGACAATAAATTGCACAATATGCGCCTTGTCTGGTATACATGAAGGATGAATTTTAGTGAGGCTGAAGGGAGTCCGGTTTGTATTTTCCCTCTGTAGATCACAGACTTGTCATTTCTAAagtgagagggagaaggaaaaaaaaatgaacagtttcTGCAGCATTCAGTCATAGGTGGGGTGGATTGGAGAAGATAGTGTTAAGACAATGGGAAGGATTTTGGTCGTAGCTCCGATTCAAATAAAGCTATAAAACTTACAAtgattttcttgtattttctatttagaaAAGAGCACTTAAGCTGCAACAaaagaggcagaaggaagaacTGGAACGAGAACAACAACGTGAGAAGGAACTTGAAAGAGAGAAGCAGTTAACAGCAAAACCTGCTAGGAGGACATGAAAGCAGAGCATGCAACAACTTGTCCAAGCTAGTAATTTCTGCGTTCTCTGGAATTAAGGCAGACTTTGCTTAAACTGGGCTATAGCTGTTAGTAGCAACAGTGTATTATATTATAAATTCCAGAATGGTAATACTAGGGTTGGTAACGCTcaaattttttcatttcagccatTAAAGTTGCCTTCTTTTGTAATGCTATGCAGTTTGATATTATTATAATGtaagttaatttttatatatatttatgtatgtatataggAGAACTTCGgcatcacatttttaaatacctgtccatttttttttttgcctgttcttTTGGTATCTAGAATTCTGGGAGATATTTGTGACTGGCACACGTGGGTTTTagacaaaatacagaatacTGGTTGAAGTTCAGATCTTGTCACCGGACTTCAGTGGCCACGTATTTCACTGAAACTGCTTTTATTCAGGCAGTTGGAATCTTTTTTTGATGCCCTGGTTCATAAATACTGACTTTTTGTGCAGCCTTAGTTTAGCCTATCTCTAATGAACTGAAGAAACTTCCAGTGTATTTGCCTGAAAGCTCACTTTATTGCAGcagtcttatttttttgttatcaaGTAACTTAAGAACAGCTTTAAAGTAAGTTCTGAATAAGTTCTCAGCTGAATTGGCAGGGCGGGAGGTGTgtgggtgtggtggtggtgtagggAGCAGAACACTAAAGATTCTCAAAATTGAGTGTGCACAATGCAAAGATTAATGGGTTTGTGCTTTCACAAACGTTTGAGCCAAACCAGGGAAATGTTGCCTCTTTAGTGGTTCAACAGGAAGACTGTGTGGTCTAAGCAGACTTCTGTGGGATTAGAAGTTGTCGTTTCTTCATTTTGtgtgacaaaataaaacacaaccaAGCCTAAACTTCCACTTCATGTGAAGTTCAGTTACCTGTAGGAAAAATTACTGcgtttaatttttttccttgagaaattCTTTATTTGTACTTCAGGGCTATATAAGAGAATTTTTATTATGCTGTCCTCACCCAAATCGATGATGATTAGTGTATACTGATGATAAATGCGGAATGGAGGTTGATACCTATTTCTCTGAACATAATTGCTTTCTTGCAGGACTTGGTGTGGACTTGCATTCAAATGAATGTACATGTTGTCTGGGCTggtgaaagagctttaaactatTTGTTCCTTCAATCTAACAAACTagttattttaaatctgttattttttgtAGTAATGTAACTGTGTTTTGAAGTAAGATGAAGGGTAAGCTAGGTAaagttttccataaaatatatatggtaAGGTACCATAGGGGCACAGTCAACTtgactttttcttccattttagaTGATTCATACGGTGTACGCCTGCCTGGACTCTACTGTATTACAATTTTCTGAACTCCTAATTTCCCATTCTTAATGTTTATGAtcttttttctatgaaaaacatacttttaatGACTAATCATCCAACATGCAAGGTAAACTGGGATGACGTTTTGGGGCAAGGAGAACAAACTACTTGAAGTAGTCTGAAGGGACACTGAAATGCTGTTACTGAAGCAGTAATAGATTAAAACTATCCACAGGTGTTTTTCCTTTAAGCTGACTTGTGCCTGGTAATTGCCAGTGGATTGTTGACCTGTGCTGTTGTTTGTATGTATTTCTAGGACAAATGTAAAGAATTTCCAGAGTCCGTATTTTTGGAGCAGAATGTACATAACTAAATGTTGTTTAAATACTGTACTTTGTAAtgcaatttcaaaattaaattctggGACTTCTAACAGTTCTTGTGAAAGTATAACGTGAAACTAGATGCCTCAGTATCCAAATAGGGATTAAATTCTTGTGGTATTTCTTGATTTGTCTTCCCCCCCGCATCTAGAATCCTGTTTAGTATTTCTAGTTGTGGTCTTTCTGTGAAGAACTAgcgggttttttgttttgtttcaaaaatcatggctacttttaatgaaaatacagaattctaAGCATAGAAATAGATGCTTTTGCAGTTGCATAATTCATTGTTTCTTTGGAATAATTTCTGATCAAAGGAATAAAAGCTTGTGGTGCCTGCCTGAGGAATCACATACATGTACGTAAAAATGTAATTGATAATTTTTCCCataaaattgtaataaaatctGGGTTTTTGTATGAATAAGGAACTAATTTTACTAAATGACTTTTCTGTAATATAAAttcttttccctgccttttaaaaaattactgatCAAGTAGATAAATGTCGTAGTGTTAGACATTTTCTTACTTTATTCCATCCACATGAGGAGGCACAGCTACCTGCATCTCTTTTTTAAGAACATAAAATGACAGCTTTAAAACTGTCGTCTTTTTAGTAGTGTTTCATACTGTGTGTACTCGTTTTTAAACTGTCAAGTCATAGCAGCAGAAGACACGGAACTGTGCAAGTAACTccttaaatttttattttgcaatgttCTACAAATGTAGGAATTACTGTTACTAACTGGGAAATCTTGGTTTCCCGTGCTTTTATGTTTGCTGTTGTTAACCTGGATGCTTAATTTGGTTTCCCCCACCTATAGTCGTACAGCTTTacataaacaatttttaatacAATGAAATCTGATTTCTTCACAATAGTGGTGGTAGCTTTGCCGTGTTTATAAGACAAATACTTGTTGTCTTTCGGAAAAATGGCTACGGAATATTTTATCTGGTTTTATTCTATGTGCTATGACCCAAGTGATAATAGCGTAAATAATAATGTAAATGTTTCTGGAGCTGTTCCTTGGGATTCTAGCAGGCGAGAGAGCTCTCTGGCTGCCTTCCAAGTCTTACTCCGGTAGGGGCTTTCTGCCACCTACTGCTCGCTTGGCGACGCTGCTGGCTGCTCCGCGTTGTAGTTCCCAGCTTGGCGCTTTAATGCCTCACCTGGCAGGGGTCAGCGGGTTTCAAACTTCATGAAATCTAATTGATTATTTGATCTTTGTTGGATTAGTTGTGTGAATATAGCTAAATTACTGCTAAAAGCTTTGCAGGCCTTGGAGCTAGCGATGGAAATCTGTAAGAATACAAATTATAGCAGCATATATGGCTATTTATGCTAGGCACAACAGTATGTACCAAGTTTCTTAGTAAAATGGTATGTGAACGTAGAAAAGgtgatttataaataaattaattaatagaTAAGTAAATCAAAGTGTAAGCTTAAGTTGAAGTAAACACTTGGTTTTGGCACAAATATCACTACTTTCCAGTAATTTGGAGTACATTTACTTACTTTACTTTTCTCAGTCCTTGGCAAAATGATTTGTAGAAAAACAGCAGGAGGACAGGACAGTTCCATccgcaccaccaccaccactgtaTCTCTTCAGACCACTCCTTTGTGATACCAGCACAGCCAAGAACTCTTACGATgtgagaaatttatttttcttaaatattctCCATGTAGGTGACTGAACTAAAACCGGTGGGAAGAACAGCTCTGTTACGGGTCCCTGGCAGCGTCACAACAGTGCTGGTGTGCAGAATTGTAAGTTTTCCTCTATGCGGTAACTTGGCATCCTCGGATTTGGGAGGTTATGACTAACTCAAGTCTATAACCTACATGTTGTTCATGAAGTATTGTGTAGCTTTAAAGCACAGATGTTGGCCATACCTGGTAACTCCGTATTTCCTTCTTGGTTTTGCTCATATCTGGCCATTGATCTCCACGATGTCCAGCCATGAGGtttaagaaaggaaatggaACAACCTGCTTGGCAATCGGAGAAGGTGCAACAAATGTTTTCAGCATTTACAGACTTGCAACTTAatgaagcaaataatttaaagcttgaaaaagaacaatttcGAAATTTGTACATGTGCAAAGGCAGTAGTCTCTAAAGCAGTAACTTACAGAAGCCATTCATACTGAGAACCTAAGACAAAAGACaagcatctgttttgttttgtgttttgcaatGAAAATAGATCCAGCATTGCTGTGAAAGCAAGGGGATCTGTGCATGTACTGGTCAGTGAAGTACTGTACCTGTAAATTAGCAATATAATTGTTGCCTTGATGAgcaagctttttgttttgttatcgGGGTCTCACATAAAGAGTAATATCCTGTGTAAATAGAGCCTGCCAGAGTTAACAGTAGGACAGTTAATGTAAACTCTTTGCCACCCCACTGCCTGAAACCAGGGTTTCACCCTTTCAGTGCTCAGCTGCAGGTGCTAGTTTTCCAGTCTTTAAAACTGGGTAGAAGTCACATTGGTATGCAGAtgtattttgttctcttttggtTCTGCGTCTACTTTTGGGGGGTTTACTAGTGCTTTCTTTTGTTAGCCTTACAGATGCTATGATTTAGAGGTATGCCAGAAGAAGAATatctctaagaaaaaaatatccaagatGATGTGaagaaattactgcttttcttctaCATCACCCAGTGTTATTAGAATTCATGTGAGATGGTGCTCGCTATTGGGTAGGCACTTTctatggaaaaataattccCATCCTGGAGAACACACAAGTCTAAGCCTAGACAGACCTGAAGATGTCCTGTGGAATTAACAGGCCAAGGAGGTGCATGCTCGAGGCTTCCCGGGAAAGCCCAGCTGCCTGGTGAGCCCATGGCTCCCGCAGCCGGGGGTGCCGGTGGCCCTGAGGAGGTGTACAGCCAGGAGTGTGCCCAGCCCTCCCACAGCAGCTTCCACCCTCTCAT
Encoded proteins:
- the BLOC1S6 gene encoding biogenesis of lysosome-related organelles complex 1 subunit 6, whose protein sequence is MSGAERPEEKEAAAAASPGRSLGPGDASPDEGVVEDLPLIDEKAVEQLTEGLISHYLPDLQRSKSALQELTQNQVVLLETLEQEISKFKECNSILDINALFSEAKRYHNKLVNIRNEMMMLHEKTSKLKKRALKLQQKRQKEELEREQQREKELEREKQLTAKPARRT